From one Bos indicus x Bos taurus breed Angus x Brahman F1 hybrid chromosome 7, Bos_hybrid_MaternalHap_v2.0, whole genome shotgun sequence genomic stretch:
- the LOC113895021 gene encoding heterogeneous nuclear ribonucleoprotein A3-like isoform X1, whose product MEVKPPPGHPQPNSGRRRHRCWGEEGHDPKEPEQLRKLFIGGLSFETTDDSLREHFEKCGTLTDCVVMRDPQTERSRGFGFVTYSFVEEVDAAMCARPHEADGRVVEPKRTVSREDSVKPGAHLTVKKIFVGGIKEDTEEYNLRDYCEKYGKIETIEVMEDRQSGKKRGFAFVTFDDHDTVDKIVIQKYHTINGHNYEVKKALSKQEMQSAGSQRDRRGGSGNFMGHGGNFGGGGGNFGRGGNFGGRGGYGGGGGGSRGSYGGGDGGYNGFGGDGGNYGGGPGYSSRGGYGAGGPGGYGNQGGGHGGGGGGYDGYNEGGNFGGNCGGGGNYNDFGNYSGQQQSNYGPMKGGSFGGRSSGSPYGGGYGSGRGSGGYGSRRF is encoded by the coding sequence ATGGAGGTAAAACCGCCGCCCGGTCACCCCCAGCCCAACTCCGGCCGTCGCCGCCACCGCTGCTGGGGGGAGGAGGGTCATGATCCCAAGGAACCAGAGCAGTTGAGAAAGCTGTTTATTGGTGGTCTGAGCTTTGAAACTACAGATgatagcttaagagaacattttgAGAAATGTGGCACACTTACAGATTGTGTGGTGATGAGAGACCCCCAAACAGAACGTTCCAGGGGCTTTGGTTTTGTGACTTACTCTTTTGTTGAAGAAGTGGATGCAGCAATGTGCGCTCGACCGCACGAGGCTGATGGGCGTGTAGTGGAACCAAAGAGAACTGTTTCTAGAGAGGATTCTGTAAAGCCTGGTGCCCATCTAACAGTGAAGAAAATTTTTGTTGGTGGTATTAAAGAAGATACAGAAGAATATAATTTGAGAGACTACTGTGAAAAGTATGGCAAGATTGAAACCATAGAAGTTATGGAAGACAGGCAGAGTGGGAAAAAGAGAGGATTTGCTTTTGTAACTTTTGATGATCATGATACAGTTGATAAAATTGTTATTCAGAAATACCACACTATTAATGGGCATAATTATGAAGTGAAAAAGGCCCTTTCTAAACAAGAGATGCAATCTGCTGGATCACAAAGAGATCGTCGAGGTGGATCTGGCAACTTTATGGGTCATGGAGGAAACTTTGGAGGTGGTGGGGGTAACTTTGGCCGTGGTGGAAACTTTGGTGGAAGAGGAGGCTATGGTGGCGGAGGTGGTGGCAGCAGAGGGAGCtatggaggaggagatggtggaTATAATGGATTTGGAGGGGATGGTGGCAACTATGGCGGTGGTCCTGGTTATAGTAGTAGAGGAGGTTACGGTGCTGGTGGACCAGGAGGATATGGAAACCAAGGTGGTGGACATGGTGGCGGTGGTGGAGGATATGATGGTTACAATGAAGGAGGAAATTTTGGGGgtaactgtggtggtggtggaaaCTATAATGATTTTGGAAATTATAGTGGACAACAGCAGTCAAATTATGGACCCATGAAAGGGGGTAGTTTTGGCGGAAGAAGCTCGGGCAGTCCCTATGGTGGTGGTTATGGATCTGGTCGTGGAAGTGGTGGATATGGTAGCAGAAGGTTctaa
- the LOC113895021 gene encoding heterogeneous nuclear ribonucleoprotein A3-like isoform X2, producing the protein MEGHDPKEPEQLRKLFIGGLSFETTDDSLREHFEKCGTLTDCVVMRDPQTERSRGFGFVTYSFVEEVDAAMCARPHEADGRVVEPKRTVSREDSVKPGAHLTVKKIFVGGIKEDTEEYNLRDYCEKYGKIETIEVMEDRQSGKKRGFAFVTFDDHDTVDKIVIQKYHTINGHNYEVKKALSKQEMQSAGSQRDRRGGSGNFMGHGGNFGGGGGNFGRGGNFGGRGGYGGGGGGSRGSYGGGDGGYNGFGGDGGNYGGGPGYSSRGGYGAGGPGGYGNQGGGHGGGGGGYDGYNEGGNFGGNCGGGGNYNDFGNYSGQQQSNYGPMKGGSFGGRSSGSPYGGGYGSGRGSGGYGSRRF; encoded by the exons ATGGAG GGTCATGATCCCAAGGAACCAGAGCAGTTGAGAAAGCTGTTTATTGGTGGTCTGAGCTTTGAAACTACAGATgatagcttaagagaacattttgAGAAATGTGGCACACTTACAGATTGTGTGGTGATGAGAGACCCCCAAACAGAACGTTCCAGGGGCTTTGGTTTTGTGACTTACTCTTTTGTTGAAGAAGTGGATGCAGCAATGTGCGCTCGACCGCACGAGGCTGATGGGCGTGTAGTGGAACCAAAGAGAACTGTTTCTAGAGAGGATTCTGTAAAGCCTGGTGCCCATCTAACAGTGAAGAAAATTTTTGTTGGTGGTATTAAAGAAGATACAGAAGAATATAATTTGAGAGACTACTGTGAAAAGTATGGCAAGATTGAAACCATAGAAGTTATGGAAGACAGGCAGAGTGGGAAAAAGAGAGGATTTGCTTTTGTAACTTTTGATGATCATGATACAGTTGATAAAATTGTTATTCAGAAATACCACACTATTAATGGGCATAATTATGAAGTGAAAAAGGCCCTTTCTAAACAAGAGATGCAATCTGCTGGATCACAAAGAGATCGTCGAGGTGGATCTGGCAACTTTATGGGTCATGGAGGAAACTTTGGAGGTGGTGGGGGTAACTTTGGCCGTGGTGGAAACTTTGGTGGAAGAGGAGGCTATGGTGGCGGAGGTGGTGGCAGCAGAGGGAGCtatggaggaggagatggtggaTATAATGGATTTGGAGGGGATGGTGGCAACTATGGCGGTGGTCCTGGTTATAGTAGTAGAGGAGGTTACGGTGCTGGTGGACCAGGAGGATATGGAAACCAAGGTGGTGGACATGGTGGCGGTGGTGGAGGATATGATGGTTACAATGAAGGAGGAAATTTTGGGGgtaactgtggtggtggtggaaaCTATAATGATTTTGGAAATTATAGTGGACAACAGCAGTCAAATTATGGACCCATGAAAGGGGGTAGTTTTGGCGGAAGAAGCTCGGGCAGTCCCTATGGTGGTGGTTATGGATCTGGTCGTGGAAGTGGTGGATATGGTAGCAGAAGGTTctaa